The following is a genomic window from Sinorhizobium fredii NGR234.
CTGCGCTTCCCGCCGCATCACCTGAAACGTGTGAAGCCGGCGGAAATCTCGACGATGATCAAGGATGAAGTCGAGCCCATGGGCGGCTTCACCGGCGATGCCTTCGTGCAACCGGCGCTTCTCGGCGGCCAGGCGCTGACGGCGCTGATCTTCATCCTGATCCAGAGCTTCTGGCTCGGCATCATCGCCTTTGTCATCGTCGCGGTCCAGGCGGTGATCATCCCCCGCATGCGCCGACGGCTGCTGGTGCTCGGGCGCGAACGGCAATTAACGGCGCGCGAACTCTCGGGCCGGGTCAGCGAAATCGTCGACGGTATCGGCACGATCCGCGGTCATGACACGTCCAATTACGAGAGAGCCGACATCGCGGCGCGTCTCGGCCGGATCTTCAAGATCCGTTACGACATCTACCAATGGAAGTTCCTGGTAAAATTCCTGAACAACTTCCTGGCCCAGGTAACACCCTTCCTGTTCTATTCGATCGGCGGCTACTTTGCCCTGCAGGGGCGCCTCGATATCGGCCAGCTTGTCGCGGTGATCGGCGCTTACAAGGACCTGCCGGGTCCGCTGAAGGAACTGATCGACTGGGACCAGGCGCGTCAGGACGTCCAGGTCAAATATACCCAGGTCGTGTAGCAGTTCAGCGTCGAGCCGTTGATCGACCCGAAGGTGCAAGAGGTCTGCGTTGCTCCGCCTGCGGCGCTCGCGGGCGCGCTTGCTGCCGTCAATCTGACGATTGCCGACGACGGCGGCGCCAAGGTGATCGAACATGTCTCCTTCCAGCTGCGCCCGGGCGAGACGGTCGCCATCACAGGCGGCACGGGAGGCGGCGGCGAGGCGCTGGCCGAGGCCTTCGGCCGCCTGGCCTGGCCTGCAAGCGGCCGGATCGTCGTTGGCGACGACGATATTCACGAGCTGCCGGAAGCGGTCATCGGCCGGCGGATCTCCTATGCCTCCTCGGAGGTCTACGCCTTCCAGGGCAGCCTCGGCGACAATCTGCTCTACGGCCTCAAGCATGCCCCGCTGACCGAGGTGGTTTACGAAGGCGACAAGGCGGCGCATCGCCGGTGGGAGCTGCTCGAAGCGAAGCTGGCCGGCAATCCCTCACTCGATCTCAACAGCGATTGGATCGACTACGGAGCTGCCGGAGCCACGGGCCCGGAAGATCTCTTCGGAAAGATCAGGGCCGTCCTCGACGTCGTGCTCCTGACCAATGACATTTCGGCGCTCGCCGTTCGCTTGACCATCAATTCCGTCGAACACGAGGCATTTGCGAACGAAATCGTCGAGATGCGCAGCGCGCTCCGTCGGCGTCTCGAGGCAGAGAAGCTCAGCGATCTCGTCGTCTTCTTCGAGCCGGGCTCCTACAATATCGAAGCAACGGTCGGCGAAAACCTGCTCTTCGGCACCGTCACCGACCGGACGAGGTGGGAAACGGCGTTGGAAGGCCACCCGTTCTTCAAGACCGTCTTGAAGAGCGCCGGCCTTCACGAGACCTTCTACGAAATGGGACTCGAGATCGCCGAGAACGTTGTCGAACTGTTCCGCGACCTGCCGCCGGATCACCCGTTCTTCCAGCAGCTTACCTTCATGACCAGCGAGGAGATCCCGGCCTACGAGGCGCTTCTCCAGAAGCTCAGGGGCCGGCCGCTCGACGAAGTCTCGGAGGACGATGCGATCCGGATCATCCGGCTATGCTTCGGCTATATCGAACCGCGGCATCGTTTCGGTCTTCTGACCGAGGATCTGATGCAGAAGATTGTCGAGGCGCGACGCGAATTCAGCGACGGCCTGCCCGCCGATCTCGTCGGCGTCATCGAGCATTATCAGCCGAACCGCTACATGGCCTCGGCCAGCATCCTCGACAACGTGCTCTTCGGCCGCATCGGCCACAAGCACACGGATGGCTCGGACAAAATCCGGGCGATCGTCCGCGATCTCTTCGAATCGCTCGGCCTCTACAACAAGGTGCTCGCCTTCGGCCTCGACTTCGACGTCGGCGCTGGCGGCAAGCGACTGACCGCCGGCCAGCGGCAGAAGCTCAATCTGGCGCGGGCGCTCATCCGGCTCTCCGATTTCTATATTATCAACCAGCCGCTGCTGGCACTCGATCAGCGCACCCAGGATCAGATCACCCGCAACGTCTTTACCTTCCTGCATGCCGAGAAGCGTGATCCGGCGATCGTATGGGTCCTTTCCAATCCGGCTCTTTCGGAACTCTTTGACCGTGTTGTGCATTTCGAAAATGGCCGGTTGGTGCACGAGGATGCAATGGAAGCGCCGTCGAAAGACAGCGACTACAAGGAATTGGCATCTTGATGTAGTATTGACATCGGAAGGCAGGCGGAATTTCCCGGTCGGTCGGGAAAGGACGTCTTGCGTCCGCGACACATTCGGAGAAGCGAACTGATATGCTCCTGAAAGACGAAGTGGAAATGCTGCGCCGGATTACGCTTTTTTCCGGCCTGCCGCCTGCGAAACTCAAACTACTCGCTTTCACCTCCGACCGGGTGATGTACAGCGCCGGCGAAAACCTGTTCCACCAAGGAGATATCGGCGACGCCGCCTACGTTATCCTTTCCGGCAGGGCCGATGTGCTGGTCTCGACGCCGACCGGGCAGTTGAAGGTCGCCGAGGTCGAGCAGAACTCGATCGTCGGCGAGATCGCCATTCTCTGCAATACGCCGCGCACCGCCACCATCCAGACGACCACGCCACTCGAGGCCCTGCGCATTCGCAAGGACGATTTCCTGAAGCTCCTGGCCGATTTCCCCGAAATGGCGGTGGAGATCATGCGTGTCCTGGCCGACCGTCTCAGCCAAACGACCTCCGAGCTCACCGAAGCCCGCAGCCGCGCGCAACGGGTCGAGGCATAGGTTTCCTGAACGCACTCAACGGTCCGCCGCACTTCGAGCGGTCGCATGAATTTATTCCG
Proteins encoded in this region:
- a CDS encoding cyclic nucleotide-binding domain-containing protein: MLLKDEVEMLRRITLFSGLPPAKLKLLAFTSDRVMYSAGENLFHQGDIGDAAYVILSGRADVLVSTPTGQLKVAEVEQNSIVGEIAILCNTPRTATIQTTTPLEALRIRKDDFLKLLADFPEMAVEIMRVLADRLSQTTSELTEARSRAQRVEA